The Silene latifolia isolate original U9 population chromosome 4, ASM4854445v1, whole genome shotgun sequence region AGTATAATGATCGGTATTTATAATACCTTACAAGAAACTCTAAGCCTTACTTAAACCTAGAGACAGCCATCGTGACGTAGCCGTCACTACTAAGCCCTAATGAGCCTAATATCCTAATAATATTTACAGTGAACctaattttatatatatacattATACCATGTGAAGAGGGGAGGGATATATAAATTGAGAAAAATAGGGTCAATGTGGATTATTTGAGATCATACAAGGTAAAATGGGAAAATTATCTTCAGGGCAAATTAATGTTTTAGACGACCTTTTTCGTCTGAAATAAGATAAATAAATATGTAACCATTTTACgataaaatataaatattttatgaataaatgctatcattagttctttttttgttaaaaaggACAACTTTAATCAtaatattttcattaaataattatttttattataagatGTTGGACTTTTGTCGTCTTATCACTTGCAGATCAGGTCAAACTTGGCCACATCCAACATTATCATCTTGTCCGCTTGGCTAAATATTGTTTGATACGATTAAAAGGTTGATATTTATGGGTATATCACCGCAAAAATCGGACCTAGTTGAATAATACTCAAATCATCCATTGTAGATGTACTTGTCATTCCTTCAATACTGTTGGAAATTTTATGCTCAGCGCAGAAAAGGACAAGGAGCAGTTTTTTTCAACTAGGGAATAATACACTCAGGTCTTTAAAGCTCCACAATTATAATAGAAGTCCTTAAAACTATTATTCCCCATAATTTAAGTCCTTGTTGTGTTGTTTACTCTTATGATAAGGTGCCCCATTTCCCCATCAATATAATATTTTATTACATGCAAAATCCTAAAGTGTGCTACGTATAATTCAACTTTCTTTTAATGTAACAATACTATATAGtctatattatatttattagtGCTTCAAAAAGATAGAACATTGTGGTCTAAATTTAATAGGTACGATTTAAAACTGAAGAAGAGGATATTGATTGATTAATGGCGCGAGTTATAGACGGAGACGAAGAGAAAAGAGTTTGTGTGACCGGTGCTTCGGGTTATATCGCATCTTGGATCGTCAAGCTTTTGCTTCATCGCGGCTATGTTGTGCATGCCACTGTTTGATCACTCAGTATGGTTTTTCTCTCCTCTCTTTTTCGCAAAATTTTGTTGGTATTTCGACTTGTATATGTTCTTGTTTAAGATAAACGGATTTGTCATATTTAGTGGAAGACCGTCTCTTTAAGAATTTGTGCATAACCTAATATGGGTAGATAATCTATTTAAGTGGGGATTGTGAGACTTGTGATGGGATGGGATAATTGTTAGTTTGTTACTAGTGTAATTAATATACCAAATTACCAACTAATCCAACTATAGCTTAAATGAAACTAAAAATAGAAGAAAATGAGGTTATTTGGCAAATTAATTAGCGTTTTGGGCTGATTTCAAACTATTTAGGACCAATGGGTTCACGTGagcgtttttattttattttttcccgatccccctactactaagagaataaaaattcttttAGTTTTCCCTCtaaaaagcatctagctaaataaggtaataaataaaattttctttcataacattattatcttttcaatgaatatattcttataattaaactctaattttttaaataaattcataattatgatttttcattaaaataaaataaaattgatattaaactatgaagtataagttgctaaatttttcaataatgcaataattattactgtagagaataacttaacacatgcttactattagcttcgtgacaaaaaaacattcactaaaaaaaattcacaacttaaataattttttttattagttttccatttcattttttttttgtttcatatcaaaatacaattgaGTGAACTggtaaatattaatgaggtgcaaatttaaaaagtatataaatccgagaaaaaggattgtacatcagatgtactacATCGTACTTATTGACTTTTttagtttttgtgtattttttcgagtattatagagtttataaattacattttagttttatgatgtcaaaaatcaaacttttttgagtttatatgtaatttttttgagttataatgtaactttttgagattaaagtttaagtaaataaactcaaaaactttataataaaattcaaaaattttagattaaaactcaaaaactttatcttaatgctTAAAAACTATAACATCTGATGTATTACATcaaatgtataatccacttactgatataaatcctcctatatactaagataatacaacttctctaaagttttcctccaaagtgctcaaacttatatatggaaacaaattagattttcatttattaaaactaattttccatttaaaataatctatacataaaaactgcatctcctattattaacttcgtgactaAAAAagaattttttaaaaataatttaatgtagttaaaatattttcataaaaaacacatttcatgggaattattcaattcttttgtttaattttaatattagttattttttataaaaatttgtgagatataaatctaaaatctataactaatacactaaaaattaaaaggcctatatttaccgcgcatttgcgcgggatctacactagttttaGATAAAACCGCTAGTTAGATTAGCGGTTTTGCTCTGTTTAGACAAGTTTGTAAACTCTTTTTCATTTGAACAAGCCGCTATGAAGATTCGGAGTTTTGCCAAACCGAACCGTATGCGAACCGAATTAAATTAGAAGTTCGGTGAACCGAACCGCGAATAAACACCCCTACCTTTGATACAGAAATAAAGAACTGTGTATATTTCAAGTACTTTGTACAACAAACAGTTTCCAAAATCATtagttttttttgttaaaaacgaCAACTTTAAtcataatattttattattaatagttatttttattataaaattttgAACTTTTGTCGTCTTATCACTTGCGGATCAGGTCAAACTTGGCCACATCCAAGATTATCATCTTGTCCGCTTGGCTAAATATTGTTTGATACGGTTAAAAGGTTGATATTTATGGGTATATCACCGCAAAAATCGGACCAAGTTGAATAATACTCAAATCATCCATTGTAGATGTACTTGTCATTCCTTCAATACTGTTGGAAATTTTATGCTCAGCGCGAAAAAGGACAAGGAGCAGTTTTTTTCAACTAGGGAATAAATGAATAATACACTCAGGTCCTTAAAGGTCCACAATTATAATAGAGGTCCTTAAAGCTATTATTCCCCATAATTTAGGTCCTTGTTGTATTGTTTACTCTTATGATAAGGTGTCAGTCAGTCAGTGGCCCCATTTCCCCATCAATATAATATTTTATTACATGCAAAATCCTAAAGTGTGCTACGTAGTACGTATAATTCAACTTTCTTTTTAATGTAACAATACTATATAGtctatattatatttattagtGCTTCAAAAAGATAGACATTGTGGTCTAAATTTAATAGGTACGATTTAAAACAGAAGAAGAGGATATTGATTGATTAATGGCGCGAGTTTTAGACGGAGACGAAGAGAAAAGAGTTTGTGTGACCGGTGCTTCGGGTTATATCGCATCTTGGATCGTCAAGCTTTTGCTTCATCGCGGCTATGTTGTGCATGCCACTGTTCGATCACTCAGTATGGTTTTTCTCTCCTCTCTTTTTCGCAAAATTTTGTTGGTATTTCGACTTGTATATGTTCTTGTTTAAGATAAACGGATCTGTCATATTAGCGGAAGACCGTCTCTTTAAGAATTTGTGCATAACCTAATATGGGTAGATAATCTATTTAAGTGGGGATTGTGAGACTTGTGATGGGATGGGATAATTGTTAGTTTGTTACTAGTGTAAATGAAACTAAAAATAGAAGAAAGTTAGATTAGCGGAAATATTGTTATAAATATGTGCGCTTAGGGTACAtgataataatctaattagagttaaaactcatatttaccataattagtgtAATAATCTTGAAAATCTTTCCCTATTTAGCTTATTatcatgtgccctaagggcacatgttagaaaaacccaaTTAATATACCAAATTACCAACTAATCCGACTATAGCTTAAATGAAACTAAAAATAGAAGAAAGTTAGATTAGCGGTTTTGGGCTGATTTGTTAGTTTAATTGTTAGTTTAATTGGTAGTTTTGGGCTGATTTCAAACTATTTAGGACCAATGGGTCCACGTGagcgtttttattttattttttcctgATTTTAGATAAAACCGCTAGTTAGATTAGCGGTTTTACTCTGTTTAGACAAGTTTGTAAACTCTTTTTCATTTGAACAAGCCGCTATGAAGATAAGTTGCTTcactttttcctttttttgtaaTTATCATTTGGACAAAAAGCCGCAAGCCTGCAAGTTTGTGGACAACATTTCATTTGCCAAGCCGCTAAGTTCATAAGCGGCTTCACCATTTTTTCCCTTTTTCTAATTATAGAAACTATAGATGTGTAAGTATAGTACATATAAAGTTATTTCATACGGTTGAGACGATGTTGCTCAGGTCTTTATGATTTGGTTCATATCTTCCAAACCTAGGTAAACTATATGGTGGGAAttgtgttgagtttatggattcaagtacctaagagggggagggggtgaattaggtactatttaaaatttTTAACTACAACTTTATTGATTAAAGTGAGTtccaagaacaaaagagaagagagaatacTTCGAGTAATATTGCAAGATTAAACGACTATTagaatgaatgtttgctgaagtatgaaagtaacaactgttctgactgtagctatttgtctcagtttatggaatacggactgcagaccaaatgtgacagtatgatgaactgttacttcgaaggttaagcaaagcaaaacaaacaaacaaaataaattgcagcggaaataaagtaagacAATGGAACACgatatttttgaattggttcggcaagaaactcaagtgcctacgtccaatctactttttattgctttcttttagtgatctactccgacaactaaaagacccgtacaataaaagacaccaagctactccggttgtaaagctagtccaagaactactccgttcttatgacaagccaactcgcaacctactccggttgccaagagttaaagactactccgtcctaaactctactaacacacttagaatgttataggatcaagtttccactaacatattcttagcaaagaatagagatggacaacttttacaagatcaacaattcataagcaagagagtttagtataataaagtaacagtagccacgactgtaacaacttgaagactcttaAAAGATTTGCAAATGACACACGGTTttaaagctttgaaaaacaattttgcaaacttgaaaataatttCAGAAAGAAATCTTAAGATTTTATGAGGGAGATggctcgccttttatagagagaatgggtgaggaggttgctagggttttgaagggtcaaagaccacacatgtgaagagcattagcaaccacccaaaacttgcaccaaagaaggcTCATTTGCAAAGGCAAAAATAGATAAGAGTGTTTGAAACATATCCATAAAatctcatgcaaattcagaaaacaaagaagaaaaacaagtcacatgatgacaagtttacacaaatatggcaaaaagcaattcTTGTTTTCCAAAAGACCAAGGGgttgaatttgcacaaagaggaaacattttgaaattaataattattcaaaccactctttattgaagaccaaCTCCTAATAAAATCTGaagttttatctttgaaaaataagagacACGTGAAAAGattttttgaaagataaaaaggcttCAAGTGTTACGAGTTGTGGGaacaatccaagcagctgtttactaataaaagtaacagtcgtcttgactgtttctattactctaagatactctactttctcacttgtacattagatgacactaagactcaatacaatgggatgattaacaacttcaacacttcttaatccatgcttgaattaatcattaatcctgaaaaggtaaactaagataacacaaatcaaatgggcatgtcatcatcaatcataaggaacccaacaaattgcGATTGGAATTAATATAACTTTTGTAATTGGGAGACTATACTAGACAAGTTCATAAAGAGAAAAAGAAAGCTAATGCTAAAATCAGGACTTCAGATAAACTTAATGTTATGCATCGATATAAATATGTAATATGGGTTATGCAAATTGGGCATCGGGTATGCAGATGATCCTAAAAAAACGGAGCACTTGCGTGAATTGGACGGAGCAAAGGAAAGGCTTCAGTTGTTTGAAGCCAACCTCTTGGAAGAAGGCTCCTTTGATTTAGCTATTGATGGATGTTGTGGTGTATTCCATACTGCTTCTCCTGTTCTCTTAGAAACGTCAAATCCGCAGGTTAATCTTCCTTTTAAATCTTTCTTTTCTAATGAACTACGGAGTATGTCACTCTAAGTTCAACTGATACTGAAATGTACGAATAATTGAACAGGCGGATTTGATTGATCCGACTTTGAAGGGAACTCTGAATGTTCTTTCCTCGTGCGCAAAAGCTCCATCTGTCAAACGTATGATTTTCACTTCTTCTGCTGCTACAGTTTTCCATACTGGTAGACCTGTAACCTCTGAAACACTAGTTGACGAAACATGGTTTTCAACTCCTGAAGCCTGCAAAGGATTTATAGGGGTATGTATGTTTCCTGTTTATTCTGAGCGAGTGTTTTCTCTGCGTGAACTTAGAACCTAAACTTTGTCTCATTCGCAGGAGTCATATGTGCTCTCAAAGACCTTGGCTGAAATTGTTGCTTTGAAATTCTGCGAAGAGAATGGTATTGACATGATCACTATCAACCCTGTAGTTGTCATAGGACCAATGTTGCAGCCAGTGATCAATTGGTCAAGCGACGTTTTGTTTAACTTAGTTAACGGTAAGAGTTTTATTAAAGGTGCGAGTTTTGAATTAACTCTTACATTAATAAGCATAAGTGACTGCATTATATTAATTCAtgttgttaaattatttacaggACAATCAGACACTTATTTAAATGCAACAGTTGGATGGGTTCATGTCAAAGACGTTGCAGAAGCACACATTAAAGCCTTTGAGATCCCATCAGCTAACGGAAGGTACATCATGTGCGAAACAGTGGCGCATTTTTCACAAATTGTCGATATCTTGAAAGAACTCTACCCAAATCTCAAACTTCCCCACAAGTAAGTTTGTGTTCTTGCAGTTGGATGATGACCTCATTAGCATCCCATTAATTTTGTTGTTAATTAATGTAATAAATGTTGCGATTTCTCATTCGCAGATGTGCAGAGGATCAGTCTTTTCCGCCAACCTACCAGATTTCTAAGGACAAAGTTAGAAGCCTAAGTATTGAGTACATTCCCCTAAGAGAGACTCTTAAAGAAGCAGTGGACTTCTTGATTGAGAAGAAGCTTATTACTCCGTAGTGTATGATAATAAGCTTGAATTAATGTAATGCAGTCACTTATGCTTATTGCATGGACATGTAAGCAGGAGGACACGACTTTTATATTTTGACATAATAGGTGCCCGATCTCTAAAATTATTCATAAGGCCTGAGGGCATGAGTTTACGGTTTACCTCATCACCCGTCAGTCTGTCATCACCTCCTTATCGTCTCAATTtcattttatgtgattttttcttAAATTTTTTCTCACAGATTGTTGATCTACGAATAACTAAACTAAAAGTCAATTGGTCAAACTTAGCTCGTTGGACCCGTAATCAAGAATAGACAAAGGAGTAACTATGAATTACTCCATCCGTTCCAATTATTGGTTTATCTTCGATTAATTTATCTCTTAGCTTACAAAGCGCAAataaaaaaggcaaacaaatgattcGGACGTAGGAAGTACGTGACTACGTACCATCAATCCTGCTGTGGTGTTTCAGTAATGGTATCCCGCACACCATTTTACTAAATCCCGCACATTTTTCCCTTATTCTGAGGATATCCCTCTCATTCTCACACCCaccaagataaaaaaaaaataaaaaacccaaaaaataaacGCCTCTCATTCTCCCCTTCGTCCCCTACCAATTGCCCCATCATCAATTAAATCAAAAGAGTGATATTTGCAGCAACCTGCAACGCATCAAGATTTCATTTGTGAATTAAGGTTTTGCCATTTCAATTAATCCACCTAATAACAATCCATCTAGCCGACATACTATTTAATCAAATTTGCCAAGGCAGAAGTGAATTTAGGTCAGCAACTTGCGACTCATCGTATCACGGCTCACGGCTGCCACGAATTTGATGACCGATCATACTCTCCGATCAATCTACTCCGGCCTGTTCAACGACCCCAGCCACAACCACCCCTTCAAAAACACTACGTTAATATTAATCCAACATCaatccaaaccctaattgtaaaaaGACCTTTTTTTATAATTGTCGAGTTGTTAATGAATTGGTTAGGCTTGTGAGAAAGAATGGGATAATTCTTTTTAGGTTTTTTTATGATAAAGGGTAGTTATGGAAAATTAGGGACAAATGTGTGGGATTAAGTAAAAgaatgtgcgggatttagcaattgcTTCCGTCAGGTGTCAATAGCATTAGACGGGGGCGGATCTAGCCTTTGGGCTATATGGTCTATAGCCCTATATGAATTTGGGGATAAATAAAATTTGCTTTCAAATTTTGCAAGAAATTAATGTAGCACAAATAGTTGGAGGCTTGCTATAAGGTCTACTTAATGAGTAGTAAACGACGGGGGTTCAATCCTCATTCCCAAAAACTTTTTTTAAGTTAATGATACTTTTTTAGTTTTTGGTTTTTCCAAGGTTAATCTATTAAATTCGTTAAAAAAAGGAAATATGTACGTGTGTGTTTCTTAATCAAAATTACTCCGTCTTATTCTTGTGTCCTCCAGAAGAACCGTTGTCCTTACACCCAAGTCTTTATAATATTCCATTGGTGGATTACTTTTAAGTGTAAGGAGGATGGTCCTCCTAGAGGACacaagaatttttttttattgaaatATTTCCGTAAAAACAAACCATTCTCGTGAAATCAAAAGGACCTATAATTATTTAAATATTCTACCTGCATACAAATTCAACATATTGTCATTTTCGACTTAGAAGTTATAAATATAGGTTCCACACGATTTTGAACCTAGAAATTTTTTTGTTTCTACAATCTCAAAATCTAACCCGGCATAacttcaaatcctggctccgcccctGGTACTTAGACCTGTAATATAATGCAAAAGAAAGACAAGCAAGGTTTCCCAAAAAACTCTTCTTCGTTACTTCATGTTTCTATCCCATAACAAGCTTCAAAAAATTAGGTAATTCTGTCTTGTAAGCCCGCAAGGGCTTTAGTTCACACAATTTATCGTGTGATTAATAACCTACTCCACCTGTTAAGCTCAAGACTTAGCAATTAGCATAGATTTAgtcattatttattttatttatttctgtTAGTTCGGTCACAAATACTTGTTTAAGACGGGAGTATAACTTGAATGCTCAAATAGCATAAATAAGCAAAAACCAACATGCCTAAATATTAGCAAAATATTTGTCCTATTTAGCATCTATCTATGCAACTATCAAGTGGAATGTTATTTGTCCTATTTTAATGTTAAGACTAGGGTGTTAACGAGCAGAGCTGAGCCCGAGCTATATATAATTGctaattttttgagttttttttttctttcgatatTTTCAATGAGAAGGCTCGAAagttatatgtaaaaatatttggcaaatcaCACAAATTTGAGCCGCTCAGGAGCTTTCCGAGTCGAGCCAGCGCTTGCTCGACTTGACTCGTTAAACTCTCGAACCAAGCCCGAGTCGAGCTCGCATGAGCCGAGCTTTgatcgagccgatctcgagttgttcgcgagctgtctcgtctcattagtCTTCAGAGAAACTAATTGGAGCTAGTTGGTACTAGCTAATAAGTTAACAACCATAGAAACTATTGAAATGAATTGGCATGTTTGAACGATCAAATTTGCACCACTTAGTAAAACTAATCGTTGCTTGGTGAAAGGATATTTTAAAACTTAGGATATTTTTAAATATCTAAGTGTTAAAATGAGACTATAAATAACGCTAGTAAGATTATGTTGATCTCAGAATTAAACTAAATTAACAAACAATGAGCAACTACAACAGTTCTTACAAAACAGTTAGATATTTTCAGGTACAAGAAATGTTGATATTGTTATTACTAGGCACAATGTTAGTTGCAGTTGTGTCTGAAGACGACACGGTGTTTCTTAACTGCCTCGAGAAGCAACCGACCACGTACCCGACATCAGAAACTTCATACACCAAACACAACTCTTCATTCCAATCTGTCTTCAACGAGTTGGTTAGAAACCGCAGGTTCCTAAACCCCGTTTTCCAAAAACCGTTGGTCATTGTCACGGCTAAGGACGCGTCAGATGTCCAAGCTACGCTGTTCTGCTGCAAAAAGCATAACGTACAATTAAGGGTCCGAGGTGGTGGCCATGACATGGAGGGCACATCTTACATTGCCGGGGCCGGAGTGCCCTTTGTTATTCTTGACATGCTCAATATGCGGTCCATTAAAATTAACATTGAGGAAGAGACCGCGTCTATACAAGCAGGGGCTGTCCTGGGGGAGGTCTACTATGCCCTCACCCAGAAGAGCCGTGTGCATGCCTTTCCTGGAGGGGTGTGCCCTACGGTAGGGG contains the following coding sequences:
- the LOC141651029 gene encoding berberine bridge enzyme-like 8, whose amino-acid sequence is MSNYNSSYKTVRYFQVQEMLILLLLGTMLVAVVSEDDTVFLNCLEKQPTTYPTSETSYTKHNSSFQSVFNELVRNRRFLNPVFQKPLVIVTAKDASDVQATLFCCKKHNVQLRVRGGGHDMEGTSYIAGAGVPFVILDMLNMRSIKINIEEETASIQAGAVLGEVYYALTQKSRVHAFPGGVCPTVGVTGHFSGGGYGNLMREYGLSTDHVVDALLVDVDGKVLNRTTMGEDRFWAIRGGGAASFGKVMLVRVPPLVTVFRVTRSLEQGASETMYRWQEIAPNLP